The proteins below come from a single Danio aesculapii chromosome 25, fDanAes4.1, whole genome shotgun sequence genomic window:
- the zpd gene encoding zona pellucida glycoprotein d yields the protein MNVTCGKDFISILVDEEYFKYYNVGVEAVHLPNPSCRAHRKEISGSTYFTVHTPMDQYTACGGKPLEKNITHVTYSLTLMADPPVYGNIVRNPALQIVYKCVYPYIRKLSLSFPIFSFSSESLFKVDEVDARVEMSLFKDQTYNEAFTSAPTIKIGDQIYVQIQVMEPEDFFHLKVNDCWATTTPQANDKTGLRHTLLENGCISDITASFGNGTPHPAGTNGEGSTVRYSFDMFRFLQEPHSFYLHCTVHLCTPEDQKSCIPVCKTIFKREVVVDEQAQALLSYGPINGILPDRPMINLLTLVLPLGVIWTLGIFLLVLIIIAKSGNRRHMTNS from the exons ATGAACGTGACGTGTGGCAAAGACTTCATTTCCATCCTAGTGGACGAAGAGTACTTCAAATACTACAATGTTGGAGTAGAAGCTGTTCATTTGCCTAACCCCAGCTGCCGTGCCCACAGAAAAGAGATCTCTGGATCAACCTATTTCACCGTGCACACACCAATGGACCAGTACACGGCCTGTGGAGGCAAACCTCTGGAG AAGAACATAACTCATGTTACATACTCCTTAACTCTGATGGCTGACCCACCTGTGTATGGAAACATTGTGAGAAATCCGGCTCTGCAGATTGTGTACAAATGCGTCTATCCGTACATTCGCAAACTCAGCCTGTCGTTTCCCATCTTCTCCTTCTCCAG TGAAAGTTTGTTCAAGGTGGATGAAGTGGACGCCAGAGTGGAAATGAGCTTGTTTAAAGATCAGACATACAATGAGGCTTTCACTAGTGCTCCTACTATTAAGATCGGGGATCAAATCTATGTTCAGATTCAAGTGATGGAGCCGGAAGATTTCTTCCATCTGAAAGTCAATGATTGTTGGGCAACTACGACTCCTCAGGCTAATGATAAGACAGGCTTAAGGCACACACTATTGGAGAACGG GTGTATCAGCGATATAACAGCTTCATTTGGTAATGGTACGCCACATCCTGCAGGAACCAACGGTGAGGGCTCGACTGTCCGTTACTCATTTGATATGTTTCGGTTTCTGCAAGAGCCCCACAGTTTCTACCTGCACTGCACTGTCCATCTCTGCACACCTGAGGATCAAAAGTCTTGTATTCCT GTATGTAAAACTATATTCAAAAGAGAAGTTGTTGTGGATGAACAGGCCCAAGCACTCCTGTCTTATGGACCGATCAATGGAATTTTACCAGACAGACCCATGATAA ATCTTCTCACACTGGTCCTTCCATTGGGAGTGATTTGGACTCTGGGTATCTTCCTTCTCGTACTGATCATTATAGCTAAATCTGGAAACAGACGACACATGACAAATAGCTAA